A window from Blastocatellia bacterium encodes these proteins:
- a CDS encoding class I SAM-dependent rRNA methyltransferase has translation MIISRKGAARLRAGHPWVFSGDLVKVTDAVNGDIVAILDERDRRLGWGFYSQHSLIALRWIAGAHERINDRFWARRFDAADSWRRTVVENTEAYRLVFGESDMLPSLIIDRYGDHYVIQTLTPGMERLKSFWIDLLIERKRPRAIIERNDVKVRQLEELPLQSGVLWGTLMEEVVVQINGISFAVDLIAGQKTGAFLDQRENQAAVRKYARGYCLDCFCYDGGFSMTVASQCQSVQAVDIAGEALQRVKKNALLNRLDNIECVEANVFDLLRDYYDQSKRFDIIILDPPAFAKTRAALGSAIRGYKEINRQAMRLLHPGGILVTCSCSYHLSEQMFLEVLLSAAFDAGRCLTLLEKRTQARDHPILLSMPESYYLKCFILRVN, from the coding sequence GTGATTATTTCTCGAAAGGGAGCCGCCCGATTGCGAGCCGGGCATCCATGGGTATTTTCCGGCGATCTGGTCAAGGTGACCGATGCCGTCAACGGAGACATTGTCGCCATTCTTGATGAACGTGATCGTAGGCTTGGTTGGGGGTTTTATAGTCAACATTCATTGATTGCGCTTCGCTGGATTGCCGGTGCTCATGAGCGAATCAATGACCGCTTCTGGGCCCGCCGGTTTGATGCAGCCGATTCATGGAGAAGAACGGTCGTTGAGAACACGGAGGCGTATCGTTTAGTGTTTGGGGAAAGTGATATGCTGCCGTCGTTGATTATTGACCGATACGGCGACCACTACGTCATACAAACGTTGACGCCTGGGATGGAGCGGCTCAAGAGTTTTTGGATAGATTTACTGATTGAGCGGAAGCGCCCGCGTGCCATTATTGAGCGCAATGATGTAAAGGTTCGGCAGTTGGAAGAACTGCCGCTGCAGTCAGGCGTGTTGTGGGGCACATTGATGGAAGAGGTCGTGGTGCAGATCAATGGGATAAGCTTCGCGGTTGATCTTATAGCAGGGCAAAAGACCGGCGCTTTTCTCGATCAGCGTGAGAATCAAGCGGCTGTTCGCAAATATGCGCGCGGCTATTGCTTGGATTGTTTTTGTTATGACGGTGGCTTTTCAATGACGGTCGCTTCTCAGTGTCAGAGCGTTCAAGCAGTAGATATAGCCGGAGAGGCTCTACAGCGCGTGAAGAAAAACGCGCTGCTTAATCGCCTCGATAACATTGAGTGTGTAGAGGCAAATGTATTTGATCTATTGCGCGATTATTACGATCAGTCAAAGAGGTTTGACATCATCATATTGGACCCTCCTGCATTTGCTAAGACGCGAGCTGCGCTCGGTAGTGCAATTCGTGGCTATAAGGAGATCAACCGGCAAGCTATGAGATTGCTCCATCCAGGGGGTATCTTGGTCACATGTAGCTGTTCCTACCATCTGAGCGAGCAGATGTTTCTGGAGGTCTTGCTGAGCGCTGCTTTTGATGCTGGGCGTTGTTTAACGTTGTTAGAAAAGCGGACGCAGGCTCGCGATCATCCCATTCTTCTGAGTATGCCTGAGAGCTATTACTTGAAATGTTTCATCCTAAGAGTCAATTAG
- a CDS encoding phosphotransferase gives MPTPIETEIKRFAACALGGVATANHVVKLAGDASSRQYFRVTAADGKTYVVARYPEPFDPIHHPTIQTTRLFLAAGLPVPKILALSDNHQLMLLDDLGDMRLQDWLMTTKPDAHQSAYRQTIDLIIRIQEAQQLATTLDCIAARIAFDQEKLQWELAFFYQNFFQRYLGLQHDADLKQRLFDEFTEIACTLASLPRVLCHRDFHSRNLMLHDHRWFIIDHQDARMGPVFYDLASLLGDPYVELDESFCKEMLHYFVAQRRQKPPIHLVPDQASALNKEYNLMLVQRLLKAAGTYAYQMTVLGNSVYLPYIPRALKRAFAAIHQLDGYPTLKAELERLLTTSLPSA, from the coding sequence ATGCCAACACCAATCGAAACAGAAATTAAGCGATTCGCCGCGTGTGCCCTTGGCGGCGTCGCAACAGCGAATCATGTGGTCAAACTTGCCGGAGATGCTTCGTCCCGACAGTATTTCCGCGTGACCGCGGCTGATGGCAAGACCTATGTCGTGGCTCGCTACCCAGAGCCTTTCGACCCAATTCATCATCCAACCATTCAGACAACTCGGCTTTTCTTGGCAGCCGGCCTGCCAGTCCCCAAAATCTTGGCCCTCTCGGATAATCATCAGCTCATGCTGTTGGATGATCTCGGCGACATGCGCCTCCAAGACTGGCTCATGACAACTAAACCGGACGCGCATCAATCGGCCTATCGTCAAACGATCGACCTGATCATACGCATCCAAGAGGCTCAGCAATTAGCGACCACGCTCGACTGCATCGCAGCGCGCATAGCATTTGATCAGGAGAAACTCCAATGGGAACTGGCCTTTTTCTATCAAAACTTCTTTCAACGTTATCTTGGCCTGCAGCACGATGCAGACCTGAAGCAAAGGTTGTTTGATGAGTTCACCGAAATCGCCTGCACCCTTGCCTCATTGCCGCGCGTCTTGTGTCATCGCGACTTCCACTCGCGAAACCTCATGTTGCATGACCACCGCTGGTTTATCATAGACCATCAAGATGCCCGCATGGGCCCTGTGTTTTATGATCTAGCGTCGTTGCTAGGCGATCCATACGTCGAATTAGACGAGTCGTTCTGCAAGGAGATGTTGCACTACTTCGTGGCTCAACGTCGCCAGAAACCACCAATCCACTTAGTGCCCGATCAGGCCTCGGCGCTCAACAAAGAATACAATCTCATGCTCGTGCAGCGCCTGTTGAAAGCAGCAGGAACGTATGCCTATCAAATGACTGTTCTAGGCAACAGTGTCTATCTGCCATACATCCCCCGTGCATTGAAACGCGCCTTCGCAGCCATTCATCAACTGGATGGTTACCCAACACTGAAAGCCGAACTTGAGCGCTTGCTGACCACCTCACTCCCCTCAGCGTGA
- a CDS encoding NDP-sugar synthase, with translation MRAMIMAAGYGTRLWPLTADRAKPAVPFLNRPLIAYSLEYLARFGISDFIINLHHFPETVKAAVERHLPPNCRVQFSYEPEILGTGGALDKVRDYLTESFVILNGKIVTDIDLSAAIETHRRQNALATLVLLPNVRREKFSCVHIADDGRILGFSKAPDPSDTQSTNSPPLMFTGIQIAEPRLLDYIPRGRFSHTTQEGYPNAIKHGEMIAAHIATGHWYEFSTLQRYLEHHLEFMKRNGQSYIAGTGLVREPHTTLSDSVLWEHVFIGHSASLLRCIVGDSVQIPAGMRLENVVIVRRDLCSQPPAGHVIGHNLIVPITD, from the coding sequence ATGCGTGCGATGATCATGGCAGCCGGGTATGGCACGCGGTTATGGCCATTGACGGCTGACCGCGCTAAGCCTGCTGTGCCCTTTCTTAATCGCCCCCTGATTGCATACTCGCTTGAGTATCTCGCCAGGTTCGGCATCAGCGATTTCATTATCAACCTGCATCACTTTCCCGAAACCGTGAAAGCCGCTGTTGAACGCCACCTGCCTCCCAACTGCCGAGTTCAGTTCTCCTATGAGCCGGAAATCCTTGGCACGGGCGGCGCCTTAGACAAGGTCCGTGATTACCTGACTGAGTCCTTCGTTATTCTCAATGGCAAAATCGTCACAGATATTGACCTGTCGGCGGCAATCGAGACGCACCGGCGACAAAATGCCCTGGCAACGCTTGTGCTCCTGCCCAACGTGCGTCGCGAAAAATTTAGCTGTGTTCATATTGCCGATGACGGGCGTATACTTGGTTTCTCCAAAGCACCAGACCCTTCCGACACACAGAGCACGAATTCTCCACCTCTGATGTTCACCGGTATCCAGATAGCCGAGCCACGATTGCTTGACTATATCCCCAGAGGTCGGTTCTCTCACACAACCCAAGAAGGCTACCCCAATGCTATCAAACACGGAGAAATGATCGCGGCTCATATAGCCACTGGACATTGGTATGAATTCAGCACATTACAACGGTATTTGGAACACCACCTTGAATTCATGAAACGGAACGGACAATCCTACATAGCCGGAACAGGATTGGTCAGAGAGCCGCATACGACGTTATCGGACTCGGTTCTTTGGGAGCACGTCTTCATCGGACACTCGGCTTCTCTGCTCCGATGCATCGTCGGCGACTCGGTTCAGATACCAGCCGGTATGCGCCTTGAAAATGTTGTCATTGTCCGCCGTGACCTTTGCTCGCAACCGCCCGCAGGCCACGTCATCGGCCATAACTTGATCGTCCCTATTACAGACTAA
- a CDS encoding class IV adenylate cyclase: MTETEIKIRCTTNPIEHHPELSVQVIVPRHFEDNRLFDFPDQRLHATNRTLRLRQTEQENWLTFKDSPLPHTWLKIRPEYQVAIDTPDAMQQILHALGLQQVFRYQKYRTVFRVVLPDQSELHAMYDETPMGNYLELEGDAASIRKTIDLLGVSPAATVTASYPTLWRQYLQQIGSAPRDMIFEQERPVPCVR; encoded by the coding sequence ATGACAGAAACGGAAATCAAAATTCGTTGCACGACCAATCCGATTGAGCATCACCCAGAGCTGAGCGTCCAGGTCATCGTACCGCGTCACTTCGAAGACAATCGGCTCTTTGATTTTCCTGATCAACGATTACACGCAACGAATCGAACGCTTCGCTTGCGTCAAACCGAACAGGAGAATTGGTTGACGTTTAAGGACTCCCCGCTGCCACACACGTGGTTGAAAATAAGACCAGAATACCAGGTCGCCATTGACACGCCCGATGCCATGCAACAAATCCTGCATGCCCTCGGACTTCAGCAGGTATTCCGCTATCAAAAGTATCGAACCGTATTTCGTGTCGTCTTACCAGACCAATCGGAACTTCACGCGATGTACGATGAAACTCCTATGGGAAATTATTTGGAGCTGGAAGGTGACGCTGCATCTATCCGAAAAACAATTGACCTCTTAGGTGTATCGCCGGCAGCAACCGTCACAGCAAGCTACCCAACTCTCTGGAGGCAGTATCTGCAACAAATAGGCAGCGCCCCAAGAGACATGATCTTTGAGCAAGAGCGTCCGGTACCATGCGTGCGATGA
- a CDS encoding AarF/ABC1/UbiB kinase family protein produces MIEARLISDKQNPSAGVEVRDKSLRLRATSSPLPQQPTAIARWRARLSSAGWFRSAEIVSVGVLFGAYIYMDLLAAMEPTKIRGRFRRLLHYLAKKLFSQGALQREERLAKQAIWLRGRLLKLGPTFIKIGQALATRADLLPLPYIKELSKLHDEVPPFPHDEAMAILERELGAPLTSLFAHIDDRPVASASMGQVYYALLPDGREVAVKIQRPRLKETIDFDLRVLQRIVKHLKRYPNLFRGVDWSGVLNEFAYTIEQEMDYLQEAKNADRFRDNFRSWKDVYVPQIYWALSTRRVLTMEYIHGLKVTETELLKARGFTPAKINRLLARTYLKQMLEDGFFHADPHPGNLRVMPDGRLAFFDFGMAGQIDAHLQSLMIDAFFHILDRDVSGLVDDLMKLEFLDPDTDPSRIRPLVEELFKEYLGLKLSQIRFKELTYEIADVVYEYHFKIPARFTYMIRALMELEGIGVAIDPDFNFVETARPFAREYLLKRESRQLRNKIISKLLRGENNELRLDKLWYLTKVAAQLLWDKLRQL; encoded by the coding sequence ATGATTGAAGCACGTCTCATTTCAGACAAGCAGAACCCATCGGCAGGCGTGGAGGTGAGGGATAAGTCGCTTCGCCTCCGGGCAACGTCCTCACCCCTCCCACAACAGCCGACCGCGATTGCTCGATGGCGCGCTCGGTTGAGTTCAGCCGGATGGTTCCGTAGCGCAGAAATCGTCTCGGTTGGCGTCCTGTTTGGGGCTTACATCTATATGGACCTGCTGGCGGCGATGGAGCCAACAAAAATCAGGGGCCGATTTCGTCGGCTCCTACACTATCTGGCCAAGAAGCTGTTTTCTCAGGGCGCGCTCCAGCGTGAAGAACGATTGGCCAAGCAAGCGATCTGGCTGAGAGGACGACTGCTCAAACTGGGACCAACATTTATCAAAATTGGCCAGGCCTTGGCCACCCGCGCCGATCTCTTACCCCTGCCGTATATCAAGGAGCTGAGTAAGCTGCATGACGAAGTGCCCCCGTTTCCACACGACGAAGCGATGGCAATTCTTGAGCGCGAACTCGGCGCTCCGCTCACATCATTGTTCGCCCACATTGATGACCGGCCGGTGGCCTCGGCGAGCATGGGACAGGTCTACTATGCGCTCTTGCCAGATGGTCGTGAGGTCGCTGTTAAGATTCAACGTCCGCGCTTGAAGGAAACAATTGATTTTGATCTCCGCGTTCTCCAGCGGATTGTCAAACATCTGAAGCGCTACCCGAACCTGTTTCGCGGCGTTGATTGGAGCGGCGTGTTAAACGAATTCGCTTACACGATCGAGCAAGAAATGGATTACCTTCAAGAAGCCAAGAATGCCGATCGCTTCCGAGATAATTTTCGCTCGTGGAAAGATGTCTATGTTCCTCAAATCTACTGGGCGCTGAGCACCAGACGAGTCCTGACGATGGAGTATATTCACGGCCTCAAAGTTACCGAGACGGAGTTACTGAAGGCGCGTGGCTTCACGCCGGCTAAGATCAATCGTCTGTTGGCTCGCACCTATCTGAAGCAGATGCTCGAGGACGGATTTTTTCATGCTGATCCGCATCCGGGTAACTTGCGAGTCATGCCGGATGGCAGGCTGGCCTTTTTCGATTTCGGCATGGCGGGGCAAATTGACGCGCATCTTCAGAGCCTGATGATTGATGCATTCTTTCACATTCTCGACCGCGACGTCAGCGGATTAGTTGATGATCTGATGAAGCTGGAGTTTCTCGATCCGGACACGGACCCCAGTCGCATTCGCCCTCTGGTCGAAGAACTCTTCAAAGAATATCTCGGATTAAAACTGAGCCAAATTCGCTTCAAAGAGTTGACCTACGAAATTGCTGATGTCGTTTACGAATACCACTTCAAAATTCCTGCTCGGTTCACCTACATGATCCGCGCGTTGATGGAACTGGAGGGTATTGGTGTGGCTATTGATCCCGACTTTAACTTCGTTGAAACCGCTCGACCCTTTGCTCGAGAGTACCTACTGAAGCGCGAAAGCCGCCAACTCCGCAACAAGATCATCAGTAAGCTGCTGCGCGGCGAAAATAATGAACTTCGCCTTGACAAGCTATGGTACTTGACCAAGGTAGCAGCTCAACTCCTCTGGGACAAACTCCGCCAATTGTAA
- a CDS encoding ABC transporter permease — MNFLALTAYELQEAAILTWRAFKALFKRPLYLRDIIEQMDKIGVGSVLIIILTGFFTGAVLTLHSGDTMASFGAKGLTGRLVATSLIRELGPVLTALMVAGRVGSGVAAELGSMLVTDQIDAMRALGTDPIRKLVMPRMLSLLVMVPALSLICTALGIIGGLVIAQTLLGLSFAQYFSSAMEAFKTNDVIGSLIKATVFGLIIAIVGTRAGLRTKGGTEGVGRSTTQSVVTASILIIMADFFVTRALYIFLPPN; from the coding sequence ATGAACTTCCTTGCTCTGACTGCCTATGAACTTCAGGAAGCAGCCATTCTGACGTGGCGGGCGTTCAAAGCTCTGTTCAAACGTCCACTCTATCTGAGGGACATTATCGAACAGATGGACAAGATTGGCGTCGGGAGCGTGCTGATTATTATCCTGACCGGCTTTTTCACCGGCGCCGTGTTGACGTTGCACTCTGGAGACACAATGGCCTCGTTTGGCGCGAAAGGATTGACCGGCCGGCTGGTCGCCACATCATTGATTCGCGAGTTAGGGCCTGTGTTGACAGCCTTGATGGTAGCCGGACGCGTCGGCTCGGGTGTGGCCGCTGAGCTAGGCTCGATGCTGGTGACCGACCAGATTGACGCCATGCGAGCCCTTGGCACCGATCCGATCCGAAAATTGGTGATGCCGCGCATGCTTTCGCTGCTCGTGATGGTGCCCGCGTTGTCGTTGATTTGCACGGCGCTGGGAATCATTGGAGGATTGGTCATCGCACAAACGCTATTGGGATTATCGTTTGCTCAGTACTTCAGTTCGGCCATGGAAGCCTTCAAAACCAATGATGTGATCGGCAGCCTCATCAAAGCGACCGTGTTTGGATTGATCATCGCAATTGTTGGAACGCGTGCCGGCCTGCGAACCAAAGGCGGCACCGAAGGCGTTGGACGTTCGACAACGCAATCAGTCGTCACCGCCTCTATTCTGATCATTATGGCCGATTTCTTTGTCACACGAGCCTTGTACATTTTCCTTCCGCCAAACTAA
- a CDS encoding M48 family metalloprotease, translating into MISRVSQVILSAVLTASMVMAPSPIFSQDKTASSKPLSDKENPLLIGKRNINKGQLNFYSIDKEIALGRQLAATVDQQLKLVDDPIIVEYINRIGQNIVLHSDAQMPFTIKVVVSDEINAFALPGGFFYVNTGLILAAENEAELAGVMAHEISHVVARHALENFTKSQLLSWAATVPLIFVGGGVGMLGQLGASFGLPLAFFKFSRNAENEADMLGAQYSWAAGYDPNGLITMFEKLEAKRKKQPNAFSKLFMTHPFEGDRIKAVRDLIVRFPERDEYVISSWEFNRIKDRLARLQGQARKLDAEGRPGETGPPTLKRRRPTDSGQPSDDKGQEPREKPELKKPNP; encoded by the coding sequence ATGATAAGCCGGGTATCACAGGTGATCCTTTCAGCGGTACTGACAGCGTCTATGGTCATGGCGCCATCGCCGATCTTCTCTCAAGATAAGACGGCTAGCTCAAAGCCGCTTTCTGACAAAGAAAATCCATTATTGATTGGCAAGCGCAACATCAACAAAGGACAGTTAAATTTTTATTCGATTGACAAAGAAATTGCCCTCGGACGGCAATTAGCTGCAACCGTTGACCAGCAACTGAAGCTGGTGGACGACCCAATTATTGTAGAGTATATCAATCGAATTGGTCAGAACATCGTGTTGCACTCGGATGCACAGATGCCCTTCACGATCAAGGTGGTTGTGTCTGATGAGATCAACGCTTTTGCATTGCCCGGTGGTTTCTTCTATGTCAACACGGGATTAATCCTGGCGGCGGAAAACGAAGCGGAGTTGGCTGGTGTTATGGCTCACGAGATTTCGCATGTGGTGGCGCGTCATGCTTTGGAAAATTTCACCAAGTCGCAGTTGCTTTCGTGGGCTGCTACTGTCCCATTGATCTTTGTCGGTGGTGGGGTTGGGATGCTCGGTCAATTGGGCGCCAGTTTTGGACTACCGCTGGCCTTTTTCAAATTCAGCCGAAATGCTGAGAATGAAGCAGACATGTTAGGCGCTCAGTATTCCTGGGCGGCCGGATACGATCCCAATGGCCTTATTACGATGTTTGAGAAACTGGAAGCCAAGCGCAAGAAGCAACCCAATGCATTCTCCAAGCTGTTTATGACTCACCCATTTGAAGGGGATCGAATTAAGGCAGTCAGGGATCTCATCGTTCGTTTTCCTGAGCGTGATGAGTACGTGATTAGCTCGTGGGAGTTTAATCGGATCAAGGATCGCTTGGCTCGTTTGCAAGGCCAGGCGCGCAAGCTTGATGCTGAAGGGCGACCTGGAGAAACAGGCCCTCCGACGTTGAAGCGGCGTCGGCCAACTGATTCAGGGCAACCGAGCGATGACAAAGGCCAAGAACCACGAGAGAAACCGGAATTGAAAAAGCCAAATCCCTAG
- a CDS encoding pantoate--beta-alanine ligase: protein MDVIRNPARMSHLVSRVHTQRKRIGLVPTWGGLHEGHLSMVRTIKGLVDVVVVSIIPPSPHSGSDLLLRAHPSTLTQDVELLVPTDIDYVFAPKRQDVISPTPVTEVVVHGLKDRLFGGLRTRFYTDATTELVILLNITRPDVVSMSQKDPQLLMIARRITADLHFSCQIMVTPTVREPDGTAASWWLSRLSPEQRQAAAVIYKGLEKAQVLFGAGEREAHELIQAIREVYASEVLLKTDYIGIVDPVTLEPLTTIDERPALVAVAVTIGDAHLIDNLIINE, encoded by the coding sequence ATGGACGTCATCAGGAATCCAGCACGCATGAGTCATCTGGTGTCTCGAGTACACACCCAGCGTAAACGTATCGGCTTGGTGCCAACCTGGGGAGGCCTGCATGAAGGACACCTGTCCATGGTACGCACCATCAAAGGCCTCGTTGACGTCGTGGTGGTCTCCATCATTCCGCCCTCTCCCCATTCAGGAAGCGATCTTTTGCTCAGAGCACATCCTTCGACGCTGACCCAAGACGTTGAACTCTTGGTGCCCACAGACATTGACTACGTGTTCGCACCGAAACGACAGGATGTCATCTCGCCAACGCCCGTAACAGAAGTCGTTGTCCACGGACTCAAAGATCGCTTGTTCGGCGGCTTGCGGACACGTTTTTATACTGACGCAACGACAGAGCTGGTCATCTTGCTCAACATCACGCGTCCCGATGTCGTCAGCATGAGTCAAAAAGACCCACAACTCCTCATGATCGCTCGTCGCATTACAGCAGATTTGCATTTCTCTTGCCAAATCATGGTCACCCCCACCGTTCGCGAGCCGGACGGCACGGCGGCCTCCTGGTGGTTGTCACGACTGTCGCCTGAGCAACGACAGGCAGCCGCCGTCATATACAAAGGATTGGAAAAAGCTCAGGTCCTCTTTGGCGCCGGCGAACGAGAAGCCCATGAGCTGATCCAGGCCATCCGAGAGGTTTACGCATCAGAAGTCTTACTCAAAACCGATTACATTGGCATTGTGGACCCGGTCACGTTAGAACCTCTCACCACCATTGACGAAAGACCGGCCCTGGTGGCCGTTGCCGTCACCATCGGCGATGCTCACCTCATTGACAACCTGATCATCAATGAATAG
- a CDS encoding MlaD family protein translates to MSSRGKRLAWSELKVGLLVLASLAILVFIIMSATGGIGDLFRQRFIAKTTFAEVDGLLPGAEVRLAGKRVGNVKAVNLTEVPKRAEDRNTVEVVMEIDPDIARRLIRSDSSATLGSIGLLGDKVVEIRPGTESGQPLPSGSYIQSTPGTDIRKIISGVDPIISDLTATAEQIKQLVTNINEGKGTLGQLINNPRAYEHLDNTLLEATRLLKDIREGQGTVGRLINDPALYDDLRNTTRRLENFVRQIDEGQGTVTRLIKEPQLYTKLDATLTELKQTSERLNMIAARIERGEGTIGRLIHDSALHDETKKTITNIQHITARLDQGQGTAGALLHDKALYDNLNELSSQLVRLIYDFRQDPQKYLKLKISIF, encoded by the coding sequence ATGTCGTCACGTGGAAAACGTCTTGCTTGGTCTGAACTCAAAGTGGGGTTGCTCGTACTGGCCAGTCTTGCGATCTTGGTGTTCATTATCATGAGTGCCACCGGCGGCATCGGCGATCTATTCAGGCAACGATTCATTGCCAAGACTACGTTCGCTGAAGTAGACGGCCTGTTGCCGGGCGCGGAAGTTCGACTGGCGGGAAAACGGGTGGGCAACGTGAAAGCTGTCAACTTGACTGAGGTTCCCAAGCGAGCCGAAGATCGCAACACCGTCGAGGTGGTTATGGAAATTGATCCTGACATTGCACGCCGATTGATTCGCTCCGACTCGTCAGCCACATTAGGGTCCATCGGCTTGTTAGGAGACAAAGTGGTGGAGATCAGACCTGGCACCGAAAGCGGTCAGCCCTTGCCCAGCGGCTCATATATTCAGAGCACGCCCGGCACGGACATCCGCAAAATCATCTCCGGCGTTGATCCTATCATCAGTGACCTAACGGCCACTGCGGAGCAAATCAAACAACTGGTCACAAACATCAACGAGGGCAAAGGCACACTGGGCCAACTCATCAACAATCCGCGCGCATACGAGCATCTAGACAACACATTGCTGGAAGCCACCCGCTTGTTGAAAGATATTCGTGAAGGACAAGGCACTGTTGGGCGACTCATCAACGACCCAGCATTGTATGATGATTTGCGTAATACCACCCGCCGCTTGGAAAATTTCGTCAGACAGATTGACGAAGGCCAAGGAACCGTCACGCGCCTGATCAAAGAGCCGCAACTCTATACCAAACTCGATGCTACGCTCACCGAACTGAAACAAACCTCGGAGCGCCTGAACATGATTGCCGCTCGGATCGAGCGCGGAGAAGGTACGATTGGACGGCTTATCCATGACTCGGCTTTACATGACGAGACAAAAAAGACCATAACAAATATCCAACACATTACGGCGCGGCTTGACCAGGGACAAGGAACGGCCGGCGCGCTGCTTCATGATAAAGCCCTCTATGACAATCTGAATGAATTATCGTCTCAACTGGTTCGTCTGATCTATGATTTCCGACAAGACCCGCAGAAGTACTTAAAATTGAAGATCTCGATTTTCTAG